The Thermococcus sp. 4557 genomic sequence CCCGAAATGCGGAGTTCCTCCCGGTCATCCTCAAGGCCAAGGAGAAGGGCAAGGAGACGATAGTGCTCGGCATAGAGCCGGGCTTTTCCGCGGCCCTAAAGCACGCGGCGGATTACACAATAATCCTGAACCCGAAGGGTGATGAGGAATGAAGGAGACCCTCTTCAAGGTGCTCCGCAGGGGCGAAAAGGAGGTCGAGGCCGAGCCCCCCAAGCACGTGAGGGGCAAGAGCATCGGCCTGATAATCGACGGTCCGAATATTCTCCGCAAGGAGTTCGGGATAAAGCTTGAGGACATAGTCGAGGCGCTTGAGAGGATCGGCAAGATACGCGTTGCCAAGGTTGTCCTCAACCAGTACGCTCCCCAGGGACTCATCGAAGCCGTTGTCAATCAGGGACTCGAGCCGATAATCGTCGCCGGCGACACGGACGTCAGGATAGCTATAGAGGCGATGGAGCTCATCTACAACTCGGACGTCGAGGTCATCGCCCTGGCCACCCGCGATGCAGACTTTCTCCCCCTCATCAACGAGGCCAAACGTAAGGGCAAGGAGACCATAGCCATAGGCGTTGAACCCGGCTTTTCCGTGGCCCTTCAGAACGCGGCCGACTACGTGATAAGAATGGAGGGAAAGGGGGAGGAACGGGCAAATAACTTTTAAGTCCCTTTCCTATTCTACCGTTCTGGTTGGCCGCAACTTTTGTAAAGTTTGTGAGCATGCCTCGTCACGGCTAACCTTCCAGTCTCCCGTCTTCATTGACTGGCTTTCGGGGGGAACGGAAACTCCCCACATCCTCATGAATTTTCGCAGTCCCCATTCGGGCTTAGCGACCCCACATATCGGAGACTGCCACGCCACCTTAAAATAAAACTCCACTTAAAAATTACGCAAACCAAAAGACACCAAATATTTTAAATGCTACCAATCAAGAAACAGCCCGGTGGGAGAAAGTGATAGTTGAAATAATCCTCTTCGCCGTTGGTCTGGTTCTTCTCATCAAGGGGAGCGATTACTTTGTGGAGGCGGCCTCCCGCGTCGCCAAGGGGTTCGGCGTCAGTGAGTTCATAATCGCACTCGTCCTCGCGAGCATCGCCACCACCCTGCCGGAGGTAACGGTCTCAGCCATATCCTCCTATCAGGGAAACCCGGACATCGCCCTGGGAAACGCGATAGGGAGCGCCCTCGCCAACATAGCCCTCATCCTCGGAGTCTCGGCCCTGATAATGCCCCTCAGCGTTGAGAGGACAGCCTGGAAAAACGCCCTCTTCATGGTAGCCGTCACCGCCTACGCGGGCCTGCTCATGCACGACGGAACCATAAGCCGGCTCGACGGTGCCAGCCTCATACTCATCTACTTCGGCTTCCTCTACTACCTCTACCGGAAGCACATGACGCTCGAGGAACTTCCCGAGGGCGGAACCCGCGACCCCCGCAGGGATGCCCTGATAATGCTCGGGAGCGGTCTGGTCGTGGTCATCGGCGCCAAACTGGTCGTGGACAGCGCCGTAACGATAGCTAGGGCTTTCGGTGTCCCTGAAATCGTAATCGGTCTGACGATGGTGTCCATAGGAACCTCCCTGCCGGAGCTCACGAACTCCCTCATGGCCACCCTCAAGAGGCTGCCCAACATAAGCGTCGGCAACATAATCGGCGCCAACATACTCGACGTGCTCATGGTCATAGGAATAGCGTCCCTGATAAACCCCATAAAGGTGGATGCGACGGTTTACACCTTCACCCTGCCGCTGACCCTCCTCGTCATGGGGCTCCTAACCGCCGTCCTGCGGCTCACGGGGAGGATAGACAGGGTTACCGCGGGTGTTTTCCTGGCGGTGTACGCATACTTCCTGTACGCCTACACAACAGGTGCCGTGAGGCTCTAACTTTATCCTCACTTTTTTCCGACTTCTCAACAATAGGAAGCAAAGCTTTATTAATCCGGTTATTACCCCATTATTGAGAACCAAAACCGGGTATTGGAGGTGTTGCCATGAGGAAACTTGGCGCGTTCCTCGCCGTGCTACTGCTTCTGGGACTCATGGTCCCAAAACCGGTCGCGGCTGAAGAAACGCTGACGGTTTACTCCTACGACAGCATCGAATGGTGGATGAAGGAGATAGTTCCGATTTTCGAGCAGAAATACGGTGTCAAGGTGAACCTCGTCCTCATCGGTGACGCCGGCGAGGTTCTAAACCGGCTCATCCTTGAGAAGGACAATCCCCAGGCTGACGTCGTCGTGGGCATAGACAACAGCTACCTGGCGAAGGCCATAGACGCGGGTGTTTTGGAACCGTACAAGCCGGCCAACGCCGACGTGATTCCGGACTGGATCATTGAGAAGTTCGACCCGACCTACCACCTCACGCCCTACGACTACGGCTTCATAGCAATCAACTACCGCAAGGACATGGTTCAGAACCCGCCGACCAGCCTCGAAGACCTCACCAAGCCGGAGTGGAAGGGCAAGCTGATAATCGAAGACCCGCGCACGAGTTCTCCGGGAATGGCCTTCCTCCTCTGGACAGTGGCCGTTTACGGCGACAACTGGCTGAACTACTGGGAGAAGCTGAAGGAGAACGACGTTCAGATAGTCAAGGGCTGGAGCGAGGCGTGGGGTGCGTTCAGCGAGGGCGAGTACCCGCTCGTCCTCAGCTACGCCACCTCCCCAGCCGCAACCGTCTACTACGACAACAACACCAACGTCGGAGCCGTCGCCTTCAGGGAGGGCAACTACCTCCAGATAGAGGGCGCTGGAATAGTCAAGGGCGCCAGGAACAAGGAGCTGGCGAAGAAGTTCATCGAGTTCCTCATCAGTGCCGAGGCCCAGGAGAAGCTCCCCCTCAACCAGTGGATGTACCCCGTTAACGGGGACGTTGAACTCCCGGAGGTCTTCCAGTACGCGGTCAAGGTGGACAAGCCCGTCGCAATAGACTCCAGGGAGATAGAGACCAACTACGAGACCTGGCTCACGCAGTGGACCCAGCTCATGGTCGAGGGGAAGAGCCCGGAGGAGATACTCGGGAAGACGACCACCGAAACCGGCGGAGAAAATGACAACACCGGCATATGCGGGCCGGCCCTGATGGTTGGCCTCGCCGTGCTCCCGCTCCTCCTCAGGAGGAGGCGGTGAGGTTTGTTTCTTTTCTCATTTAGTGTTTCGCATCTACAGTTCAGAATGCCAGGTCACAGCCTACAAAAACCTTTATATAAATCCTTCCGCAAGAGACTATCGGTGGGAGAATGGCCAAATTTGACGGTTATGAACTCATACTGGAGACTCCGGAAGAGCTCCAGAATTTCGTAAAGGCACTCGAAAAAGCCAAGGAGCGAGATCCCAGAGAGGTAGAAGATACAGTCAAGAGAGCCTTGGCTATTGTGGGTATTATCTGAATTCTTCAAGCCTTATACTTCCGGTTAAGGCTCTTCTAACAGCCTCGGCCTCAGTGACAAAGGGATAAAACAGTTCATAGGTGCTACCCGCAGAAACAATCTGAAACCCCTCTGCAAGGGGATTCTTTTTAGGGTCAAGGTAAAACTTCTTGGCAACTTCCTTTTTTGCATGGAGGGACAAACCAATTCCACCGATTTGAGCAGCATAAAGAACTGCATAGGGCTTGATGACCTTCGCTAGTATTTCACCTCCCACACCCATTCCACGATATTCCCTCTGGAGGCCAAACTGTCCAAGGAGTATTGTGGGCACGGAAGAATATTTAATATCCATACCCAAAAGCTCCACAAGCCGAGTCCGTAACTCTTCAACGAGCACCCTTTTGTTTTTCGGCGTATTATCGCGGATTTTAAGACTAACAATAAACGGGGACAGCGTGAAATATGACATCAGAGAATCCTCATGCAGGATGACAAAGACGGTAGAAAGACACCGCTCATGAGATTTCCATGCCATATTCCTTGCAAACTCCGTCTGTTCTTCCCCACCCTCGCCGGAGTCAAAAGACCTTATTAACTCCACATGGTCCGTTCTCAGAAACTCAACGCGAACTATTCCTCCGAGTGTCTCTAATTCAACCTCGTATGGCTTTAGCATCATGACACCGAATATTACAAACCACTTCCCATTTAAGTAAATTACGGAGGGAGATGTTACTTCACTCCAAGTTTACTATCAATCAAGAATGGCGGGCCCGGCGGGATTCGAACCCGCGACCTTCGGCTTAGAAGGCCGACGCCCTATCCTGCTAGGCTACGGGCCCTCGGGCTAATGGTCTTGGGAGAGTTTTATAAAAGTTGTGGTGGGAGCAGGCTCATGGATACAG encodes the following:
- a CDS encoding TIGR00288 family NYN domain-containing protein codes for the protein MKETLFKVLRRGEKEVEAEPPKHVRGKSIGLIIDGPNILRKEFGIKLEDIVEALERIGKIRVAKVVLNQYAPQGLIEAVVNQGLEPIIVAGDTDVRIAIEAMELIYNSDVEVIALATRDADFLPLINEAKRKGKETIAIGVEPGFSVALQNAADYVIRMEGKGEERANNF
- a CDS encoding thiamine ABC transporter substrate binding subunit, giving the protein MRKLGAFLAVLLLLGLMVPKPVAAEETLTVYSYDSIEWWMKEIVPIFEQKYGVKVNLVLIGDAGEVLNRLILEKDNPQADVVVGIDNSYLAKAIDAGVLEPYKPANADVIPDWIIEKFDPTYHLTPYDYGFIAINYRKDMVQNPPTSLEDLTKPEWKGKLIIEDPRTSSPGMAFLLWTVAVYGDNWLNYWEKLKENDVQIVKGWSEAWGAFSEGEYPLVLSYATSPAATVYYDNNTNVGAVAFREGNYLQIEGAGIVKGARNKELAKKFIEFLISAEAQEKLPLNQWMYPVNGDVELPEVFQYAVKVDKPVAIDSREIETNYETWLTQWTQLMVEGKSPEEILGKTTTETGGENDNTGICGPALMVGLAVLPLLLRRRR
- a CDS encoding calcium/sodium antiporter, which codes for MIVEIILFAVGLVLLIKGSDYFVEAASRVAKGFGVSEFIIALVLASIATTLPEVTVSAISSYQGNPDIALGNAIGSALANIALILGVSALIMPLSVERTAWKNALFMVAVTAYAGLLMHDGTISRLDGASLILIYFGFLYYLYRKHMTLEELPEGGTRDPRRDALIMLGSGLVVVIGAKLVVDSAVTIARAFGVPEIVIGLTMVSIGTSLPELTNSLMATLKRLPNISVGNIIGANILDVLMVIGIASLINPIKVDATVYTFTLPLTLLVMGLLTAVLRLTGRIDRVTAGVFLAVYAYFLYAYTTGAVRL